A section of the Caballeronia sp. M1242 genome encodes:
- the ompA gene encoding outer membrane protein OmpA, which yields MNKLSKLAFIAATAVMAASASAQSVPASRQAVNDNWVNGTGEYVWMNGTNELCWRDAFWTPATANAKCDGALVAQAAPPQVAPPPPPPPAITSQKVTYQADALFDFDKAVLKPAGKTALDDLASKIGALNLEVVVATGYTDRIGSDKYNDRLSLRRAQAVKAYLVSKGIEANRIYTEGKGKRDPVTKGSCTQKNRKQLIACLAPDRRVEVEVVGTTRQPQQ from the coding sequence ATGAATAAACTTTCAAAGCTCGCGTTCATTGCAGCTACCGCAGTTATGGCTGCATCGGCCTCGGCGCAATCGGTGCCGGCCTCGCGACAAGCCGTCAATGACAACTGGGTGAATGGCACGGGCGAGTATGTGTGGATGAACGGCACGAACGAACTGTGCTGGCGCGACGCATTCTGGACGCCGGCCACGGCTAACGCGAAGTGCGATGGCGCACTGGTCGCGCAAGCCGCGCCGCCGCAAGTCGCGCCGCCGCCGCCGCCGCCGCCCGCTATCACGAGCCAGAAGGTCACGTACCAGGCCGACGCCCTGTTCGACTTCGACAAGGCAGTCCTGAAGCCGGCCGGCAAGACCGCGCTGGACGATCTCGCATCGAAGATCGGCGCACTGAACCTGGAAGTCGTGGTTGCAACGGGTTACACCGACCGCATCGGTTCGGACAAGTACAACGACCGTCTGTCGCTGCGCCGTGCGCAAGCTGTGAAGGCGTACCTGGTCAGCAAGGGCATCGAAGCCAACCGTATCTACACGGAAGGCAAGGGCAAGCGCGACCCGGTCACGAAGGGTTCCTGCACGCAGAAGAACCGCAAGCAACTCATCGCCTGCCTCGCACCGGATCGTCGCGTGGAAGTCGAAGTTGTCGGCACGACGCGTCAGCCGCAACAGTAA
- the ubiG gene encoding bifunctional 2-polyprenyl-6-hydroxyphenol methylase/3-demethylubiquinol 3-O-methyltransferase UbiG — protein sequence MTNVDPHELQKFSDLAHRWWDPNAEFKPLHELNPVRLDWIDAHAHLMGKRVLDIGCGGGILSESMATRGATVKGIDLSSNALGVADLHSLESGIEVAYEEISAEALAAREPGSYDVVTCMEMLEHVPNPAGTVAACAALVKPGGWVFFSTLNRNAKAYLFAVIGAEYIARMLPRGTHDYARFIKPSELATFARTASLLPVDIKGITYRPISQHFGLSNDTSINYMMACRREA from the coding sequence ATGACGAATGTCGATCCCCACGAACTGCAGAAATTCAGCGATCTCGCGCATCGCTGGTGGGACCCGAACGCCGAGTTCAAGCCGCTGCACGAGCTGAACCCGGTACGGCTCGACTGGATTGACGCGCACGCGCATCTGATGGGCAAGCGTGTCCTCGACATCGGCTGCGGAGGCGGCATCTTGTCGGAGTCGATGGCCACGCGCGGCGCAACGGTGAAAGGCATCGATCTGTCGTCGAACGCGCTGGGCGTTGCGGATCTGCATAGTCTCGAAAGCGGCATCGAGGTGGCGTACGAAGAAATCTCGGCGGAGGCGCTCGCGGCGCGCGAGCCCGGTTCGTACGACGTCGTGACCTGCATGGAGATGCTCGAGCACGTGCCGAATCCCGCTGGCACCGTCGCCGCGTGCGCCGCGCTCGTCAAACCCGGCGGCTGGGTGTTCTTCTCCACGCTCAACCGGAACGCGAAGGCTTATCTCTTCGCCGTGATCGGCGCCGAGTACATCGCGCGGATGCTGCCGCGAGGCACGCACGACTACGCGCGCTTCATCAAGCCCTCGGAACTCGCGACGTTCGCGCGCACGGCGTCGCTCTTGCCGGTCGACATCAAGGGCATCACGTACCGGCCGATCTCGCAGCACTTCGGCCTTTCCAACGACACGAGCATCAACTACATGATGGCTTGCCGTCGGGAAGCTTGA
- the gph gene encoding phosphoglycolate phosphatase (PGP is an essential enzyme in the glycolate salvage pathway in higher organisms (photorespiration in plants). Phosphoglycolate results from the oxidase activity of RubisCO in the Calvin cycle when concentrations of carbon dioxide are low relative to oxygen. This enzyme is a member of the Haloacid Dehalogenase (HAD) superfamily of aspartate-nucleophile hydrolase enzymes (PF00702).), with the protein MTPEEQDETGIVQTKPLPDDPTPQPQRAADGRSLGLCQAVLFDLDGTIADTAPDLVAAVNKMRHDRGLEMRPLEALRPYASAGARGLLGGAFEIGPEHHEFASMREEFLANYEADLCIETTLFPGIIELLDELDARGVRWGIVTNKVTRLAAPLVALLGLDTRAGCLVCGDTTPHSKPHPAPLLHAADLLDVAPERIVYVGDDLRDVQAGFAAGMITVAAAYGYCGDDIPPHRWHADHVVESTEELQLLLREIP; encoded by the coding sequence ATGACTCCGGAAGAACAAGACGAAACGGGCATCGTCCAGACGAAGCCCCTGCCCGACGATCCCACGCCGCAGCCGCAACGCGCGGCCGATGGCCGCTCGCTCGGACTCTGCCAGGCGGTGCTGTTCGATCTCGACGGCACTATCGCCGATACCGCGCCGGACCTCGTGGCGGCCGTCAACAAGATGCGCCACGACCGTGGGCTCGAAATGCGTCCGCTGGAGGCGCTGCGGCCGTACGCATCGGCGGGCGCCCGCGGCCTGCTCGGCGGCGCGTTCGAAATCGGGCCGGAGCACCACGAGTTCGCCTCGATGCGCGAGGAGTTCCTCGCCAATTACGAGGCAGACCTCTGCATCGAAACGACGCTATTCCCGGGCATTATCGAATTGCTGGACGAACTCGACGCGCGCGGCGTGCGCTGGGGCATCGTCACGAATAAAGTGACGCGGCTTGCCGCGCCGCTCGTCGCGCTGCTCGGGCTCGATACGCGCGCCGGCTGCCTCGTTTGCGGCGACACGACGCCGCATTCGAAGCCGCATCCCGCGCCGCTTTTACACGCCGCGGATTTGCTCGACGTCGCGCCGGAGCGCATCGTCTACGTCGGCGACGACCTGCGCGACGTTCAGGCCGGCTTCGCCGCCGGCATGATCACGGTCGCCGCCGCATACGGCTATTGCGGCGACGACATCCCGCCGCATCGCTGGCACGCGGATCACGTCGTCGAATCAACCGAGGAATTGCAGTTGCTGCTACGCGAAATCCCGTAA
- a CDS encoding FG-GAP-like repeat-containing protein produces the protein MHRESGINNIRTSVIALVWAMLALLLPIYAHAATAPASASASADCRAGTLVTVVAHLDDDLLFVNPGISDKLDAGWCVTTVHLIGGANGAKFDYVLLRETGTKLAYARMAGVPDRWQESTVMLAGKPVHQLVLAGQPRVKLLELRLPGGGVRGGKVPLGLLWDRGQTVTTYPMQSDGTGATTYDRASLSATVRAILSQATAIYTLNPDTVAFMEHPDHIYAARVTRVVAQSLKRNLPIGYHVTYPTGGLPKNLDAEETLRKRDVVGSYFSVDGNDAGHVFDEYMWDGNWVARRYWSSARANDAGPDFQLRPLQLVNEYSSRCLQSGGAGQSPRLGACSGDASQNWFWQQLPATPGEKNDALLVNAATHACIAERDSGLVEEACNAKSASQRWTPWDFGFVYTPLNHCLGEKNGAVTAGRCSLLTAEYRWSPTPQTVWTDTRQEGALYGDVRGTGRDSAVYVQRRKDGPGFNVWVAEMSRMDQAAPWYLNAVPFDPQASAPTCEADTLCFDSARFLLGDFDGDGRADLMVITPRNGSTAFWLLKSAGTRFEAPRLWFQTSAEWTPATTQQYVAGDFNGDGRADVAIAQQRKDAGLDLWVLASNGATASAPALWLNAPALSASARFVPARVAGSERAGLIAMENVNGALALSQLASTGAAFEAHYRTNVYPQLRAASVKVAAGDIDGDGIDDLAVLAPRADSASTRVFGIEGGKVFGPAEETATLPGTSYADSMPALIRRNEHDNHATLILFSRANAILKEFYYTGGAPSLSGYDVDSSFKLGPVQIWGDLPGLYSESLWLKTLAYWGGR, from the coding sequence ATGCATCGAGAAAGCGGTATCAACAACATTCGAACAAGCGTGATCGCGCTCGTGTGGGCGATGCTCGCCCTGCTTCTTCCGATCTACGCGCACGCGGCGACCGCGCCCGCCTCCGCCTCCGCCTCCGCCGATTGCCGCGCAGGCACGCTCGTCACCGTGGTCGCGCATCTGGATGACGACCTGCTCTTCGTCAATCCCGGCATCAGCGACAAACTCGACGCCGGCTGGTGCGTCACCACCGTTCATCTGATCGGCGGCGCGAACGGCGCCAAGTTCGACTACGTGCTGCTGCGCGAGACCGGCACCAAGCTCGCCTATGCGCGCATGGCGGGCGTGCCGGACCGGTGGCAGGAATCGACCGTCATGCTTGCCGGCAAGCCCGTGCATCAACTGGTGCTTGCGGGACAGCCGCGCGTCAAGCTGCTCGAACTGCGGCTGCCGGGCGGCGGCGTACGCGGCGGCAAAGTCCCGCTCGGGCTGCTGTGGGATCGCGGGCAGACGGTGACCACGTATCCTATGCAGTCCGACGGCACGGGCGCGACCACGTACGACCGGGCGTCCCTGTCCGCGACGGTGCGCGCCATTCTCTCGCAGGCCACCGCCATCTACACGCTGAATCCGGACACGGTCGCGTTCATGGAGCACCCGGACCACATCTACGCGGCGCGCGTCACGCGCGTGGTCGCGCAGAGCCTGAAACGCAATCTGCCGATCGGCTATCACGTCACCTACCCGACCGGCGGCCTGCCCAAGAATCTCGACGCCGAAGAGACGCTGCGCAAGCGCGATGTCGTCGGCAGCTACTTTTCGGTCGACGGCAACGACGCCGGCCACGTCTTCGACGAATACATGTGGGACGGAAACTGGGTCGCTCGCCGCTACTGGAGCAGCGCCCGCGCGAACGACGCCGGCCCGGACTTCCAGCTGCGGCCGTTGCAGCTCGTCAACGAATATTCGAGCCGATGCCTGCAATCCGGCGGCGCGGGCCAGTCGCCGCGCCTTGGCGCGTGTTCGGGCGACGCATCGCAGAACTGGTTCTGGCAACAGTTGCCCGCGACGCCCGGCGAAAAGAACGACGCGCTGCTCGTCAATGCCGCCACCCACGCGTGCATCGCCGAACGCGATTCGGGGCTCGTCGAAGAAGCGTGCAACGCGAAGAGCGCGTCGCAGCGCTGGACGCCGTGGGACTTCGGCTTCGTCTACACGCCGCTCAATCACTGTCTGGGCGAGAAAAACGGCGCCGTGACCGCCGGGCGCTGCTCGCTGCTGACGGCGGAATATCGCTGGTCGCCGACGCCGCAGACCGTGTGGACCGATACGCGCCAGGAAGGCGCGCTCTACGGCGACGTGCGCGGCACGGGCCGCGACAGCGCCGTGTACGTGCAGCGTCGCAAGGACGGACCGGGGTTCAACGTCTGGGTCGCGGAAATGTCGCGCATGGATCAGGCCGCGCCCTGGTATCTGAACGCCGTGCCCTTCGATCCGCAGGCAAGCGCGCCGACCTGCGAGGCGGACACGCTCTGCTTCGACAGCGCGCGCTTCCTGCTGGGCGATTTCGACGGCGACGGTCGCGCCGATCTGATGGTGATCACGCCACGGAATGGCAGCACCGCGTTCTGGCTCTTGAAAAGCGCGGGCACGCGCTTCGAAGCGCCGCGCCTGTGGTTCCAGACGAGCGCGGAGTGGACGCCTGCCACCACGCAGCAATACGTTGCAGGCGACTTCAACGGCGACGGCCGCGCCGACGTCGCGATCGCGCAGCAGCGCAAGGACGCGGGACTCGACCTCTGGGTGCTCGCATCGAACGGAGCGACGGCAAGCGCCCCTGCGCTCTGGCTGAACGCGCCCGCGCTGTCCGCGAGCGCCCGCTTCGTGCCTGCGCGCGTCGCGGGATCGGAGCGGGCGGGACTCATCGCGATGGAGAACGTGAATGGCGCGCTGGCGCTCTCGCAGCTGGCGAGCACGGGTGCTGCATTCGAAGCCCACTACCGCACGAACGTGTACCCGCAACTGCGCGCCGCGTCCGTGAAGGTCGCGGCGGGCGATATCGACGGCGACGGCATTGACGATCTCGCAGTGCTCGCGCCGCGGGCCGACTCGGCCAGCACGCGCGTTTTCGGCATCGAGGGCGGCAAGGTGTTCGGCCCGGCCGAGGAGACCGCGACGCTGCCCGGCACGTCCTACGCCGATTCCATGCCGGCGCTGATTCGCCGCAACGAGCACGACAATCACGCCACGCTGATTCTGTTCAGCCGCGCGAACGCGATTCTCAAGGAGTTTTATTACACCGGCGGCGCGCCGAGCTTATCCGGCTATGACGTCGACTCGTCGTTCAAGCTGGGGCCGGTGCAAATCTGGGGCGACTTGCCTGGGCTGTATTCGGAATCGCTTTGGCTGAAGACGCTTGCTTACTGGGGCGGCAGATAG
- a CDS encoding glycosyltransferase family 4 protein produces MRILQVILAPRLSGAEVLAKGVAIGHQRAGHSVSIASLMPEHDDFRHISAELRAHGVSCVFPAKNPTKLGRLLFLHRAIRSFKPDIIFAHATIPALYVRALPTRVPIVWVMHSGANDFANAALMRAERLLSNRAKAVIGVSQKNIDDYVKEIGLHPSMIVVPNGVDVSRFADDAGPRVPVAHKQIVQVGRYIPEKNQLQTVEAFAHVACADRDARLLLCGVVENLDYHAAVVERVAQLGLKDRVSIQGPQQNVAQILRASSVFAMPSSFEAHSIGFLEALASGIPVVGNSIASFAFAGSFPGVQLLDTSDIAAYGRALLDALSQPRATRPLQGLTLQSTADRYLAIARDVLNLRVGLG; encoded by the coding sequence ATGCGAATTCTCCAGGTCATACTGGCGCCTCGCCTTTCGGGGGCGGAAGTTCTCGCCAAGGGCGTCGCGATCGGTCATCAGCGCGCGGGACATAGCGTCTCGATCGCCTCGCTGATGCCCGAGCACGACGATTTCAGGCACATCAGCGCAGAGTTGCGCGCGCACGGCGTTTCGTGCGTTTTCCCGGCGAAGAATCCGACGAAGCTGGGCCGGCTGCTCTTTCTGCATCGCGCGATCCGGTCGTTCAAGCCAGACATTATCTTCGCGCACGCGACCATTCCGGCGCTCTACGTGCGCGCGTTGCCGACGCGCGTGCCGATCGTCTGGGTCATGCACTCCGGCGCGAACGACTTCGCCAATGCCGCGCTGATGCGCGCCGAGCGCCTGCTGTCCAACCGCGCGAAGGCGGTGATCGGCGTATCGCAGAAGAACATCGACGACTACGTGAAGGAGATCGGCCTGCATCCGTCGATGATCGTGGTGCCGAATGGCGTCGATGTCTCGCGCTTCGCCGACGATGCCGGGCCGCGCGTGCCCGTCGCGCATAAGCAGATCGTGCAGGTCGGACGCTATATCCCCGAGAAGAACCAGTTGCAGACGGTCGAAGCGTTCGCGCACGTGGCATGCGCCGATCGCGATGCGCGGCTCCTGCTATGCGGCGTCGTCGAGAATCTCGACTATCACGCGGCGGTGGTCGAGCGCGTTGCCCAACTCGGGCTGAAGGATCGCGTGTCGATTCAGGGACCGCAGCAGAACGTCGCGCAGATTCTGCGGGCGTCGAGCGTGTTCGCGATGCCGTCTAGCTTCGAAGCGCACAGCATCGGCTTTCTGGAGGCGCTCGCGTCGGGCATTCCGGTGGTGGGCAACAGCATTGCGTCGTTCGCGTTCGCAGGCAGTTTCCCGGGCGTGCAACTGCTCGATACGAGCGACATCGCCGCCTACGGCCGCGCGCTTCTCGACGCGCTTTCGCAGCCGCGCGCCACGCGTCCGCTGCAAGGACTGACGCTGCAAAGCACGGCCGACCGGTATCTCGCGATCGCGCGCGACGTGCTGAATCTGCGTGTGGGGCTTGGTTGA
- a CDS encoding substrate-binding domain-containing protein translates to MVDVECRAELILRDPDGRETSLSAVVPLLQLVAQTGSIANAASAKGLSYRHAWGLLREIEARLGGALITKSRGRGSVLSELGESVLRAQRLCGDRLEAPLQAVATDVADELNRRLAGEVSNLRIHASHGYAVATLVRALGERRVPVDIKYRESAEAVRALARSECELAGFHLPIGKFRATCAEIYRPYLDPKKHQLIRLTRRMQGLFLPKGNPKQITGLRDLARNDVRFVNRQPGSGTRMLLDLSLRGVGVDPDEINGYASTELTHSAIAAFVASGMADLGFGVKPAAQHFGLDFIPVIDEDYFFACERARLTEARLVSVLGVLRSPAFSDSVAHLGGYDPQRCGTLVEVEEGLYG, encoded by the coding sequence ATGGTTGACGTCGAATGCCGCGCCGAACTGATCCTGCGCGACCCCGATGGGCGCGAAACCAGTCTCAGCGCGGTTGTCCCGCTTTTGCAGCTCGTGGCGCAGACGGGCAGCATCGCCAACGCGGCGAGCGCTAAGGGTTTGTCCTATCGCCATGCATGGGGTCTGCTGCGTGAAATCGAGGCGCGGCTGGGCGGCGCGCTGATCACGAAATCGCGCGGGCGTGGATCGGTGCTGTCGGAACTCGGCGAGTCGGTTCTGCGCGCGCAGCGTCTTTGCGGCGATCGCCTCGAAGCGCCGTTGCAGGCAGTCGCCACCGATGTGGCCGACGAACTGAATCGCCGGCTCGCGGGCGAGGTATCGAACCTGCGCATTCACGCATCGCACGGTTACGCGGTCGCCACGCTCGTTCGCGCGCTCGGCGAACGGCGCGTGCCGGTGGACATCAAGTACCGCGAGAGCGCGGAAGCGGTGAGGGCGCTCGCGCGCAGCGAATGCGAGCTCGCCGGTTTCCACCTGCCTATCGGCAAGTTCCGCGCGACGTGCGCGGAGATCTATCGACCGTATCTCGATCCGAAGAAGCATCAGCTGATTCGCCTGACGCGGCGCATGCAGGGACTTTTTCTGCCGAAGGGCAACCCGAAGCAGATCACCGGCTTGCGCGATCTGGCGCGCAACGACGTGCGTTTCGTGAACCGACAGCCGGGGTCGGGCACGCGCATGCTGCTCGACCTGTCGCTGCGCGGCGTGGGCGTCGATCCGGACGAAATCAATGGTTACGCGTCGACGGAACTGACGCATTCGGCCATCGCGGCGTTCGTCGCGAGCGGCATGGCGGACCTGGGCTTCGGCGTGAAACCCGCGGCGCAGCACTTCGGGCTCGATTTCATTCCGGTCATCGACGAGGACTATTTTTTCGCCTGCGAGCGTGCGCGGCTCACCGAAGCGCGGCTCGTGAGCGTCCTCGGCGTGCTGCGCAGCCCGGCATTCAGCGATAGCGTGGCGCATCTTGGCGGCTACGATCCGCAACGCTGCGGGACGCTCGTGGAAGTCGAGGAAGGGCTGTACGGCTGA
- a CDS encoding NAD(P)H-dependent oxidoreductase subunit E translates to MTQPQLSAAEADELVRRHAVQGATLMTILHAIQDETGFVPAEVVAPLARTLSLSRAEVHGTITYYHHFRCAPPARVTVQLCRAEACRSMGTEALKDHIEGHTGCRFDSGHAEDTELESVYCLGQCALSPAMTINGELHAKVTPQKFDRLYDAAKQSSEVTA, encoded by the coding sequence ATGACGCAACCGCAGCTGTCCGCCGCCGAAGCAGACGAACTCGTGCGCCGTCACGCCGTGCAAGGCGCGACATTGATGACGATCCTGCACGCCATTCAGGACGAAACCGGCTTCGTGCCGGCCGAAGTCGTCGCGCCGCTCGCTCGCACGTTATCGCTTTCGCGCGCCGAAGTGCATGGCACGATCACCTACTATCATCACTTCCGTTGTGCGCCGCCCGCGCGCGTGACCGTGCAGCTGTGCCGCGCGGAAGCGTGCCGCAGCATGGGGACGGAGGCGCTGAAGGATCACATCGAAGGGCACACGGGCTGCCGTTTCGACAGCGGCCACGCAGAGGACACGGAACTCGAATCCGTGTATTGCTTGGGACAATGCGCGCTCTCGCCCGCCATGACCATCAACGGCGAGCTTCACGCAAAAGTGACGCCGCAAAAATTCGATCGCCTGTACGACGCGGCCAAGCAAAGCAGCGAGGTGACGGCATGA
- a CDS encoding NADH-quinone oxidoreductase subunit NuoF, which yields MTRIYVPCDSSALALGADRIAKAIESEAEQRGIDVQIVRNGSRGLLYLEPLVEVETAQGRVGYANVEEDEIAALFDARFHEGGAHEKHVGVVDDIPYLKKQQRLTFARIGITDPLSIDDYVSLGGLQGLRNVLEMNGDAVCEALVDSGLRGRGGAAFPAGIKWKTVRAALADQKYIVCNADEGDSGTFSDRLVMESDPYMLIEGMIIAGVATGATKGYIYVRSEYPHSIATLNRAIDRARDAGWLGASVLGTSHAFELYVAKGAGSYVCGEETALLESLEGKRGIVRAKPPVPALTGLYGKPTVINNVITLATVLIIFAKGAAFYRDYGMGRSRGTLPFQLAGNVKQGGLVELAFGVTLRELIRDFGGGTASGRPARAVQVGGPLGTYLPESQWDIPLDYEEYAKVGAVVGHGGLVVHDDTSNLAELAQYAMHFCAIESCGKCTPCRIGSTRGEEVIAKIREGDTSVKQITLLRELCDTMIGGSLCAMGGMTPFPVLSALDHFPEDFGLPRTPARKAA from the coding sequence ATGACGCGCATCTACGTTCCCTGCGACTCGTCGGCGCTCGCGCTCGGCGCCGATCGCATCGCGAAGGCGATTGAGAGCGAAGCAGAACAACGCGGCATCGACGTGCAGATCGTGCGCAACGGCTCGCGCGGGCTCTTGTATCTGGAACCGCTCGTCGAAGTGGAGACGGCGCAAGGGCGCGTCGGCTACGCGAACGTCGAAGAAGACGAGATCGCCGCGCTTTTCGATGCGCGCTTCCACGAAGGCGGCGCGCACGAGAAGCACGTCGGCGTCGTCGACGACATTCCGTATCTGAAGAAACAGCAGCGGCTGACGTTCGCGCGCATCGGCATCACGGACCCGCTTTCGATCGACGACTACGTGTCGCTCGGCGGCCTGCAAGGTCTGCGCAACGTGCTCGAGATGAACGGCGACGCGGTCTGCGAGGCGCTCGTCGATTCCGGTCTGCGCGGGCGCGGCGGCGCGGCGTTCCCGGCCGGCATCAAATGGAAGACGGTGCGCGCGGCGCTGGCGGACCAGAAGTACATCGTCTGCAACGCGGACGAAGGCGACTCCGGCACGTTCTCCGACCGGCTCGTGATGGAAAGCGATCCGTACATGCTGATCGAAGGCATGATCATCGCGGGCGTCGCGACCGGCGCGACCAAGGGCTATATCTACGTCCGCAGCGAGTATCCGCATTCCATCGCGACGCTCAATCGCGCGATCGACCGCGCACGCGATGCCGGATGGCTTGGCGCGAGCGTGCTCGGCACGTCGCACGCGTTCGAGCTTTACGTGGCCAAAGGCGCGGGCTCGTATGTCTGCGGCGAGGAAACCGCGCTGCTCGAATCGCTCGAAGGCAAGCGCGGCATCGTGCGCGCGAAGCCGCCGGTGCCGGCGCTCACCGGTTTGTACGGCAAGCCGACCGTCATCAACAACGTCATCACGCTCGCGACCGTGCTGATCATCTTCGCGAAGGGCGCGGCGTTCTATCGTGACTACGGCATGGGCCGCTCGCGCGGCACGCTGCCCTTCCAGCTCGCGGGCAATGTGAAGCAAGGCGGACTCGTCGAACTCGCATTCGGCGTGACGCTGCGCGAACTCATCCGCGATTTCGGCGGCGGCACGGCGAGCGGCCGGCCGGCGCGCGCGGTGCAAGTGGGCGGCCCGCTCGGCACGTATCTGCCGGAAAGCCAGTGGGACATTCCGCTCGACTACGAAGAGTATGCGAAGGTCGGCGCGGTGGTCGGTCACGGCGGCCTCGTCGTTCACGACGACACCTCGAATCTCGCCGAACTGGCGCAATACGCGATGCACTTCTGCGCGATCGAATCGTGCGGCAAGTGCACGCCGTGCCGCATCGGTTCGACGCGCGGCGAGGAAGTCATCGCGAAGATTCGCGAAGGCGATACGTCGGTCAAGCAGATCACGCTCTTGCGCGAACTGTGCGACACCATGATCGGCGGTTCGCTCTGCGCGATGGGCGGCATGACGCCGTTCCCGGTGCTCTCCGCGCTCGATCATTTCCCCGAAGACTTCGGCCTGCCCCGCACGCCTGCACGGAAAGCGGCATAA